From a region of the Calliphora vicina chromosome 4, idCalVici1.1, whole genome shotgun sequence genome:
- the Rcd-1 gene encoding CCR4-NOT transcription complex subunit 9: MSAQPSPACMTPQNEQEKVFQWINELAHPETREAALLELSKKRETVTDLAPMLWHSFGTIAALLQEIINIYPSINPATLTAHQSNRVCNALALLQCVASHPDTRTVFLQAQIPLFLYPFLQTTSKTRPFEYLRLTSLGVIGALVKTDEQEVITFLLTSEIIPLCLRIMEFGSELSKTVATFILQKILLDESGLSYVCQTYERFSHVAIILGKMVIQLAKEPSARLLKHVVRCYLRLSDNPRAREALRQCLPDQLRDATFSVCLQDDKSTKHWLQLLIKNLELGAVPPTDPRQIGMSPLTS; the protein is encoded by the exons gtATTTCAGTGGATAAATGAATTAGCACATCCAGAAACGCGTGAAGCTGCTCTATTGGAATTGAGCAAAAAACGCGAAACCGTTACAGATTTGGCACCAATGCTATGGCATAGTTTTGGTACAATAGCTGCCCTCCTACAAGAAATCATAAATATATATCCTTCAATTAATCCTGCCACATTAACTGCTCATCAATCAAATCGTGTTTGTAATGCCTTAGCATTATTGCAATGTGTTGCTTCGCATCCCGATACCCGTACGGTATTTTTGCAAGCACAAATTCCCTTGTTCCTATATCCGTTTTTGCAGACCACCTCAAAAACGCGACCATTCGAATATTTAAGATTAACGAGTTTGGGTGTGATTGGTGCGCTCGTTAAg ACTGATGAACAAGAAGTGATAACTTTCCTTTTAACTTCTGAAATCATTCCTTTATGCCTACGCATTATGGAATTTGGCTCGGAGCTGAGTAAAACTGTGGCtacatttattttacaaaaaatattactgGATGAAAGTGGTTTGTCATATGTCTGCCAGACATATGAACGATTTTCACATGTTGCTATTATTTTg gGTAAAATGGTGATACAATTAGCTAAGGAGCCATCTGCACGTCTACTGAAACATGTAGTACGTTGCTATTTAAGATTATCAGACAATCCCAg agcACGAGAGGCTTTAAGACAATGTCTTCCGGATCAGTTGCGTGATGCCACATTTTCAGTATGTTTACAAGATGATAAATCAACTAAACACTGGTtacaattattaattaaaaacctAGAATTAGGCGCTGTGCCACCCACAGATCCCCGTCAAATTGGTATGTCACCTTTGACCTcataa